A single Camelus dromedarius isolate mCamDro1 chromosome 26, mCamDro1.pat, whole genome shotgun sequence DNA region contains:
- the FSCN1 gene encoding LOW QUALITY PROTEIN: fascin (The sequence of the model RefSeq protein was modified relative to this genomic sequence to represent the inferred CDS: inserted 2 bases in 2 codons; deleted 3 bases in 2 codons) has protein sequence MTANGTAEALQIQSGLINYCNKYLKAETFGFKVNASASSLKKQQIWTLEQPPDEAGSAALCLCSHLGRYLAADKDGNVTCEHEVPGADCRFLMVAHDDSRWSLQSEAHWRYFRGTEDRLSCFAQRVSPAEKWSVHIAIHPQANIYSLARKRYTPLNSQPADEISVDRDVPWGVDSLIALAFQDQRYILQTADHRFLRHDGRPVAHPEPAXTLEFRSGKVAFCDCQGHYLAPSGPSVTLKAGKATKVGKDELFALEQSCAQVVHSCYFNIQWRDRRIILRASNGKFVTAKKNGQLAASVETAGDSELFLMKLINRPIIVFRWEHGFIGCRKVTGTLDANRSNXDVFQLEFRDGAYIKDFTGKYWMVGNDSSVTSSSDIPVDFFEFCHYNKVAIRVGGHYLKGDHAGVLKACTDTTDPATLWEY, from the exons ATGACCGCCAACGGAACGGCAGAGGCCCTGCAAATCCAGTCCGGGCTCATCAACTACTGCAACAAGTACTTGAAGGCCGAGACATTTGGATTCAAGGTGAACGCGTCGGCCAGCAGCCTGAAGAAGCAGCAGATCTGGACCCTGGAGCAGCCGCCCGACGAGGCGGGCAGTGCAGCCCTGTGCCTGTGCAGCCACCTGGGCCGCTACCTGGCGGCGGACAAGGATGGCAACGTGACCTGCGAACATGAGGTGCCCGGCGCCGACTGCCGCTTTCTGATGGTGGCACACGATGACAGCCGCTGGTCGCTGCAGTCCGAGGCGCACTGGCGCTACTTTCGTGGCACCGAGGACCGCCTGTCGTGCTTCGCTCAGAGGGTGTCGCCGGCTGAGAAGTGGAGCGTGCACATCGCCATACACCCGCAGGCCAACATCTACAGCCTGGCCCGCAAGCGCTACACTCCCCTGAACTCGCAGCCCGCTGACGAGATCTCAGTGGACCGCGACGTGCCCTGGGGTGTTGACTCGCTCATCGCGCTGGCCTTCCAGGACCAGCGCTACATCTTGCAGACGGCTGACCACCGCTTCCTGCGCCACGATGGGCGCCCAGTGGCGCACCCCGAGCCCG ACACGCTCGAGTTCCGCTCTGGCAAGGTGGCCTTCTGCGACTGCCAGGGCCACTACCTTGCGCCGTCG GGCCCCAGCGTCACGCTCAAGGCGGGCAAGGCCACCAAAGTGGGCAAGGACGAGCTCTTTGCCCTGGAGCAAAGCTGCGCCCAGGTCGTGCA CAGCTGCTACTTCAACATCCAGTGGCGTGATCGGCGGATCATACTGCGTGCATCCAATGGCAAGTTTGTGACAGCCAAGAAGAATGGCCAGCTGGCTGCCTCGGTGGAGACAGCAGGGGACTCGGAGCTCTTCCTCATGAAGCTGATCAACCGGCCCATCATCGTGTTCCGCTGGGAGCACGGCTTCATCGGCTGCCGCAAGGTCACAGGCACCCTGGACGCCAACCGCTCCA TAGATGTCTTCCAGCTGGAGTTCAGGGACGGTGCTTACATCAAAGATTTCACGGGCAAGTACTGGATGGTGGGCAACGACTCCTCGGTCACCAGCAGCAGTGACATCCCTGTGGACTTCTTTGAGTTCTGCCACTACAACAAGGTGGCCATCAGGGTGGGCGGACACTACCTGAAGGGGGACCATGCCGGGGTCCTGAAGGCCTGCACTGACACCACTGACCCCGCCACGCTGTGGGAGTACTAG